ACACAACGTTATCGTTTAGGTGTTAACCATTTCCAAATTCCTGTCAACTCACCTAAAGGTGTAGATTCTTCTCAGGTTTGTCCATTCTCAAGAGATGGAGCAATGCGTGTAGATGGTAATTATGGTTCTAAATTAAACTACTATCCAAATAGCTATGGTGCTCATCAAGATCAATCTCAATATAAAGAGCCTGAGCTTGAATTAACTGGCGCAGCATATGAATGGAATTTCCGTGAAGATGATAGTATGTATTATGAACAACCAGGTAAATTATGGAGATTACAATCAGAAGATGAAAAACAACGATTAATTCAAAATACTGTCGCTGATATTATGCCTGTAACAGATGAAGTGAAGATGCGTCATATTTATAACTGTTACCAAGCAGATAAAGAATATGGTGAGCGTTTAGCTGAAGGTTTAAATATTGAAATTTCAAGAGTACTTGAAGCAAACGGAAAATAATTTTTTAATTATTAAAGAGGGACTTGTTCATATGAACAAGTCCCTCTTTATTATAGTTAAAATTATATCATAGATAAAGCGATTCTCTCTTTTTCTAAATCAATTTCTATCACTGTAACTTCTACAATATCACCAACAGACAACTTATCCATTGGATGCTTAATAAATTGATGGCTCATTTTTGAAATATGAACGAGTCCATCTTGTTTAACACCAATATCGATGAATGCTCCAAAGTCTACAACGTTACGAACTGTTCCAGATAACTTCATTCCGACAGTTAAGTCTTCCATCGACAATACATCGGACTTTAATTCAGGAACAGTGTATTCATCTCTAGGATCACGTTCGGGTGTTTTCAATGCTTCAATAATATCTACTAACGTCATCTGACCTATATTTAATAACTCACTTTGTTTATTAATATCTACTTCATCTAATGCTTCTTTCAGATGGTCTGTTCCTAAATCACGAGTTGTACAACCAATAGAATCAAGCAAATTATATGTTGCTTGATATGATTCAGGGTGAATAGGTGTACGATCTAAAGGTTCTTCTCCATCTATAATTCTTAAAAATCCAATACTTTGTTCATATGTTTTTGCTCCCAGTCTAGGAACTTTCGTAATCTGGTTAGAATGAGTGAAACCGTTATGCTCCTCACGATATTCAATAATATTATTGACGACACGGCTAGATAAACCAGATACGTATTGCATTAACGATGCACTTGCAGTATTAACATTGACACCGACTTGGTTTACGGCTGTCTCGACAACAAATGTTAATGTATCATTTAATTTCGATTGATTTACATCATGTTGGTATTGACCCACACCAATTGACTTTGGGTCGATTTTGACAAGTTCACTTAATGGATCTAATACACGTCTTGCAATACTGACTGCACTTCTCTCTTCGACATTAAATTCAGGAAACTCATCACGTGCCACTTCACTTGCTGAATAAACACTTGCTCCTGCCTCATTCACGATAATAAATTGAACATTTAGCCCATACTCTGAAATAATTTGAGCAATAAATTGCTCTGTTTCTCTAGAAGCAGTACCGTTACCAATTGCAATTAATTGCACATCATGCGCTTTAATCATCGAAAGAACTTCTTCAGTCGCTTCTTTCAATTTATTTATCGGTGGATGTGGATAAATCACTGACTTCGATACGAAACTTCCCGTTGCGCTAATAACTGCGAGTTTACATCCAGTTCTATACGCTGGGTCTACGCCTAGGATTGTTAAACCTTTCAATGGTGGTTGTAGTAATAATGCTTGTAAGTTTTTACTAAATACATCAATTGCTTGATCTTCAGCAGTTTCTGTATAATGATTTCTAACTTCACGTTCTATACTTGGGAGTATCAATCTTTTCAGCGCATCTTTTACAACATCTTCTAAATGATCTTTATATGGATGTGTTTTATCAAAGTTCTGATTGTACACATATTTATTTAAAAAATCTTCGTCTTGTTTAATTTTGACAGAAATCATCTTTTCTTTTTCTGCTCGGTTCATCGCAAGGACTCGATGAGGTACTAACCCTTTCAATGGTTCTTCATAATCATAATACTGTTCATAAATCTTTTTTGGATCATCGATATTCTTTTTTCTTTGAGTTTTGATCGACCCTCTTTTAAATGTAAAATCTAATATATATTTTCGAAGCTTTGCATCATCACTAATTTCTTCCGCAATAATATCTTTTGCACCGTCTATTGCTTCTGCTACCGTTGTCACTTCTTCTGATAAAAAGTCTTTAGCAGTTCCTTCTAAATCTTCACTTTGTGCACTTTTCATAAGTTTAGCTAAAGGCTCTAATCCTTTTCGTTTTGCTTCTGTTGCTCGTGTTTTCTTTTTTTGTTTGAACGGTCGGTATAAATCTTCAATACGTTGCAATTTTGTTTGAACCATAATTTCATTTCTTAGTTCATCTGTCATTAAGCCTTGCTCTTCAATATTTGCAATCACTTGTTCTTTCCGCTCTTTTACACTTAATTCATATCGATAAATATCATCAATTTGCTTAATCTCTATTTCAGTTAAGCCACCAGTCATTTCTTTACGATATCGCGCGATAAACGGTACTGTATTTGAATCATTTAACAATTCTAAGACTGCTTTCACAGAACTCGGTTTAATATTTAGTTGTTTAGCTGTAGATTTAATTAAATCCATCATACAAAAAACTCCTCATTCTCATTCTATAATTTAAACAATACAAAATAAGACTTCCATTTAAGGTTGGAAGCCTTATTGTTCGTTAGCAATTGCTTCTTTTAACTTCTTAATTGCAGATCGTTGTAACCTTGAAACATGCATTTGACTTAAACCAATCTTCTCACCGGTTTCTTTTTGGCTTAAATTCTCAATATATGTATACTGAATAATTTCACGTTCACGATCTGACAATACAGGAAGCACTCGTTGTAGCATAAGTCGTTTTTCACTTAAATCATACCCTGAATCGTCATTCCCCATAATATCTAATAACGTGACAGTTGAGCCATCTTTATCAGCTTCGATACTATGGTCTACACTTAAAGCGTTGT
Above is a window of Abyssicoccus albus DNA encoding:
- a CDS encoding Tex family protein; protein product: MDLIKSTAKQLNIKPSSVKAVLELLNDSNTVPFIARYRKEMTGGLTEIEIKQIDDIYRYELSVKERKEQVIANIEEQGLMTDELRNEIMVQTKLQRIEDLYRPFKQKKKTRATEAKRKGLEPLAKLMKSAQSEDLEGTAKDFLSEEVTTVAEAIDGAKDIIAEEISDDAKLRKYILDFTFKRGSIKTQRKKNIDDPKKIYEQYYDYEEPLKGLVPHRVLAMNRAEKEKMISVKIKQDEDFLNKYVYNQNFDKTHPYKDHLEDVVKDALKRLILPSIEREVRNHYTETAEDQAIDVFSKNLQALLLQPPLKGLTILGVDPAYRTGCKLAVISATGSFVSKSVIYPHPPINKLKEATEEVLSMIKAHDVQLIAIGNGTASRETEQFIAQIISEYGLNVQFIIVNEAGASVYSASEVARDEFPEFNVEERSAVSIARRVLDPLSELVKIDPKSIGVGQYQHDVNQSKLNDTLTFVVETAVNQVGVNVNTASASLMQYVSGLSSRVVNNIIEYREEHNGFTHSNQITKVPRLGAKTYEQSIGFLRIIDGEEPLDRTPIHPESYQATYNLLDSIGCTTRDLGTDHLKEALDEVDINKQSELLNIGQMTLVDIIEALKTPERDPRDEYTVPELKSDVLSMEDLTVGMKLSGTVRNVVDFGAFIDIGVKQDGLVHISKMSHQFIKHPMDKLSVGDIVEVTVIEIDLEKERIALSMI